A single window of Pyxidicoccus xibeiensis DNA harbors:
- a CDS encoding endonuclease domain-containing protein yields the protein MPPPVDTALLDSLNRHARRRDDGIPTLSTLVGPQEQALALWTEWIHRQGLSVVVVEVDDPRLMVSTWATALARERDLTSDAEAFVVLSQPTGSRRELLFRGKTAHERRVLMDSLPPPPSASAAWGLYRSLLESTSPPPPGALPVAVSRAIQQDPLSALQALLALVPFGRAPALRVRAGPSDFRILRTAVSLCAAAPTLTLGCVLTPEALAEHLRRGESRVQAMLREGQLDLPEAPPTAPAAPGSAMVSTLARLQQEGTPEPLVARFTEAARAITTARREAEDRARSEAERFLFGLLQHRPSTQGLFDLNVRVEVGEGLRPLEVDLLCRKLRLAVELDGHFHFRDADAFRRDRRKDVALQRAGYWVVRFLADDVVARLEEIIETLDTLIAARRQETPHGKH from the coding sequence TTGCCGCCGCCGGTGGACACCGCGCTGCTCGACTCGCTGAACCGACACGCCCGGCGGCGTGACGACGGCATTCCCACATTGAGCACCCTCGTCGGCCCGCAGGAGCAGGCGCTCGCGCTGTGGACCGAGTGGATCCACCGCCAGGGCCTCAGCGTCGTCGTCGTGGAGGTCGATGACCCTCGGCTGATGGTCTCCACCTGGGCCACCGCGTTGGCGCGCGAGCGCGACCTGACCTCCGACGCCGAGGCCTTCGTCGTCCTCTCCCAGCCCACCGGTTCCCGCCGCGAGCTGCTCTTCCGGGGAAAGACGGCCCACGAGCGCCGCGTCCTCATGGACAGCCTGCCCCCTCCGCCCTCCGCCAGCGCGGCGTGGGGGCTGTACCGAAGCCTGCTGGAGTCCACCTCTCCGCCCCCGCCCGGAGCGCTCCCCGTCGCGGTGAGCCGGGCCATCCAGCAGGACCCGCTCTCGGCGCTTCAGGCCCTGCTGGCGCTGGTGCCCTTCGGGCGCGCACCAGCCCTGCGGGTCCGCGCGGGGCCTTCTGACTTCCGCATCCTCCGGACCGCCGTGTCCCTCTGCGCCGCGGCCCCCACGCTTACCCTCGGCTGCGTGCTCACGCCCGAGGCCCTCGCCGAGCACCTGCGCCGGGGAGAGTCCCGCGTCCAGGCCATGCTGCGAGAAGGCCAGCTCGACCTCCCCGAAGCGCCCCCCACGGCCCCTGCCGCGCCTGGCAGTGCGATGGTGTCCACCCTGGCCCGACTCCAGCAGGAGGGCACCCCCGAGCCCCTTGTCGCGCGCTTCACCGAGGCGGCCCGCGCCATCACCACCGCGCGCCGCGAAGCCGAGGACCGCGCTCGCAGTGAGGCCGAGCGCTTCCTCTTCGGCCTGCTCCAGCACCGACCGTCCACGCAGGGCCTCTTCGACCTCAACGTCCGCGTCGAGGTGGGCGAGGGCCTCCGCCCGCTGGAGGTGGACCTGCTCTGCCGCAAGCTGAGGCTGGCCGTCGAGCTGGACGGACACTTCCACTTCCGCGACGCCGACGCCTTCCGCAGGGACCGCCGCAAGGACGTCGCGCTCCAACGCGCGGGCTACTGGGTGGTCCGCTTCCTCGCCGACGACGTCGTTGCGCGGCTGGAGGAAATCATCGAAACCCTCGACACGCTGATTGCCGCCCGCCGGCAGGAGACACCTCATGGAAAGCACTGA